A single window of Gossypium hirsutum isolate 1008001.06 chromosome A10, Gossypium_hirsutum_v2.1, whole genome shotgun sequence DNA harbors:
- the LOC107895934 gene encoding factor of DNA methylation 4 isoform X1 codes for MERERKSYQEMERLGYPKTIDGNHAFIKACDEDLRKMIDQNHGLIKAHDEEMERIKQMADDMFTMEQESMADCFPHKRRKIDKLLLMSEIINLRHNKMMNEMALLEADERMSILAQEHQTEKDEFERRIKELERKVDDKRVVEVEIESPKEEIKVKPKVEAIEEEE; via the exons ATGGAAAGGGAAAGAAAATCATATCAG GAAATGGAGAGGTTAGGCTATCCAAAAACGATTGATGGGAATCATGCGTTTATCAAAGCTTGTGATGAAGATCTTAGAAAAATGATTGATCAGAACCATGGCCTTATCAAAGCTCATGATGAAG AGATGGAAAGGATAAAGCAGATGGCTGATGACATGTTTACCATGGAGCAAGAGAGTATGGCTGATTGTTTTCCTCATAAGAGAAGAAAAATAGACAAGCTTCTACTAATGTCTGAGATTATAAATCTTCGGCATAACAAGATGATG AATGAGATGGCTCTTTTGGAGGCGGATGAAAGAATGTCGATATTGGCGCAAGAGCATCAG ACAGAAAAGGATGAATTTGAGAGACGAATTAAGGAGCTTGAAAGGAAGGTTGATGATAAACGAGTAGTGGAGGTGGAGATAGAAAGCccgaaagaagaaataaaagtgAAGCCAAAGGTTGAGGCGATTGAAGAAGAAGAGTGA
- the LOC107895934 gene encoding uncharacterized protein isoform X3, whose amino-acid sequence MERERKSYQEMERLGYPKTIDGNHAFIKACDEDLRKMIDQNHGLIKAHDEEMERIKQMADDMFTMEQESMADCFPHKRRKIDKLLLMSEIINLRHNKMMNEMALLEADERMSILAQEHQKRMNLRDELRSLKGRLMINE is encoded by the exons ATGGAAAGGGAAAGAAAATCATATCAG GAAATGGAGAGGTTAGGCTATCCAAAAACGATTGATGGGAATCATGCGTTTATCAAAGCTTGTGATGAAGATCTTAGAAAAATGATTGATCAGAACCATGGCCTTATCAAAGCTCATGATGAAG AGATGGAAAGGATAAAGCAGATGGCTGATGACATGTTTACCATGGAGCAAGAGAGTATGGCTGATTGTTTTCCTCATAAGAGAAGAAAAATAGACAAGCTTCTACTAATGTCTGAGATTATAAATCTTCGGCATAACAAGATGATG AATGAGATGGCTCTTTTGGAGGCGGATGAAAGAATGTCGATATTGGCGCAAGAGCATCAG AAAAGGATGAATTTGAGAGACGAATTAAGGAGCTTGAAAGGAAGGTTGATGATAAACGAGTAG
- the LOC107896373 gene encoding uncharacterized protein: MDMKKTVQISLYNQEKEEKRILLKLNSVGYGDEADQYCYSISQSIPLRDLMLDFIKRVGVTFNSVRFYYQDEPILPTFSAEFLEMKDGETIDVLGRRNFRPTAATLSTLITLPLVVDGEKPVVLKVEKDCTEDGALYYLIG, translated from the coding sequence ATGGATATGAAGAAAACGGTTCAAATCTCTCTTTATAatcaagagaaagaagaaaagaggattcttttgaaattaaatagCGTTGGTTATGGGGATGAAGCTGATCAATATTGTTATTCGATCAGTCAAAGCATACCGCTACGTGATCTAATGCTTGACTTCATTAAACGCGTTGGGGTTACATTCAACTCTGTAAGATTCTATTACCAGGATGAGCCTATATTGCCAACATTCAGTGCTGAATTTCTGGAGATGAAAGATGGAGAAACCATTGATGTATTGGGAAGGAGAAACTTTAGACCTACAGCCGCAACTCTATCCACTCTTATTACTTTGCCTCTGGTTGTCGATGGGGAAAAACCAGTTGTTCTGAAAGTGGAGAAGGATTGTACAGAGGATGGTGCGCTGTACTATTTGATTGGGTGA
- the LOC107895934 gene encoding factor of DNA methylation 4 isoform X2, producing the protein MERLGYPKTIDGNHAFIKACDEDLRKMIDQNHGLIKAHDEEMERIKQMADDMFTMEQESMADCFPHKRRKIDKLLLMSEIINLRHNKMMNEMALLEADERMSILAQEHQTEKDEFERRIKELERKVDDKRVVEVEIESPKEEIKVKPKVEAIEEEE; encoded by the exons ATGGAGAGGTTAGGCTATCCAAAAACGATTGATGGGAATCATGCGTTTATCAAAGCTTGTGATGAAGATCTTAGAAAAATGATTGATCAGAACCATGGCCTTATCAAAGCTCATGATGAAG AGATGGAAAGGATAAAGCAGATGGCTGATGACATGTTTACCATGGAGCAAGAGAGTATGGCTGATTGTTTTCCTCATAAGAGAAGAAAAATAGACAAGCTTCTACTAATGTCTGAGATTATAAATCTTCGGCATAACAAGATGATG AATGAGATGGCTCTTTTGGAGGCGGATGAAAGAATGTCGATATTGGCGCAAGAGCATCAG ACAGAAAAGGATGAATTTGAGAGACGAATTAAGGAGCTTGAAAGGAAGGTTGATGATAAACGAGTAGTGGAGGTGGAGATAGAAAGCccgaaagaagaaataaaagtgAAGCCAAAGGTTGAGGCGATTGAAGAAGAAGAGTGA